In the Bacteroidota bacterium genome, one interval contains:
- the rocF gene encoding arginase, with protein sequence MSSTHNVRIIGFPMDLGAGRRGVDMGPSALRIAGVSERLRELGYQVHDAGDIEVQTAEVQAIEDVKLPYLPEIARACTVLAKEIERALDEGEFPLVLGGDHSMAIGSIAGLAAHCRRNGKRLGVIWIDAHSDINVPESSPSGNIHGMPVAVSLGLGAPELTGISGNYPKLDAKELVYIGLRSIDPGERDLIHRLGIEAHTMADLDKDGVFPRVSKAIAMLRDRADHIHVSFDLDSVDPTVASGVGTPVAGGLTYREAHLIMEAIADTGVMASMEVAEVNPILDVRNASAEFAVGLIASSMGKRIL encoded by the coding sequence ATGAGCAGCACACACAATGTTCGGATCATCGGGTTTCCCATGGATTTGGGCGCCGGCCGCAGAGGCGTCGATATGGGACCCTCAGCGCTGAGAATTGCCGGAGTCAGCGAGCGGCTTCGCGAGCTTGGCTATCAAGTCCACGATGCCGGGGATATCGAGGTACAGACCGCCGAGGTTCAGGCGATCGAGGATGTCAAGCTCCCCTATCTGCCGGAGATCGCCCGCGCCTGCACGGTCCTGGCAAAAGAAATTGAACGTGCGCTCGATGAAGGGGAATTTCCGCTCGTGCTCGGTGGGGATCACTCGATGGCCATCGGCAGTATCGCTGGACTGGCGGCGCACTGCCGGCGCAATGGCAAGCGCCTCGGGGTAATCTGGATCGATGCCCACTCGGACATCAATGTACCCGAGTCCTCCCCGAGCGGAAATATCCACGGTATGCCGGTCGCGGTTTCGTTGGGTCTTGGCGCGCCGGAGTTGACCGGCATTAGCGGGAATTATCCGAAGCTCGATGCCAAGGAATTGGTGTATATCGGCTTGCGGTCCATCGATCCCGGTGAACGTGATTTGATCCATCGGCTCGGCATCGAGGCGCATACCATGGCCGATCTCGACAAAGATGGCGTGTTCCCTCGTGTCTCCAAAGCCATTGCGATGCTTCGTGACCGCGCGGATCATATCCATGTGAGCTTCGATTTGGACTCCGTCGATCCGACCGTCGCCTCTGGCGTTGGCACGCCGGTCGCAGGCGGCCTTACCTACCGCGAGGCTCATCTCATCATGGAAGCGATTGCGGATACTGGCGTCATGGCGTCGATGGAAGTGGCGGAAGTGAATCCGATTCTGGACGTACGAAATGCAAGCGCGGAATTTGCCGTGGGGCTGATCGCCAGTAGCATGGGAAAACGCATATTATGA
- the panC gene encoding pantoate--beta-alanine ligase, translating into MRTIETIAELRSAVGLAKRQQKQIGFVPTMGALHEGHLSLVRLSKQQTDLTVVSIFVNPTQFGPNEDFSRYPRTLEADSSLLVGADVDLLFLPDASEIYPNGFSTSIGIGELSQVFEGAIRPGHFDGVATIVGSLFNIVQPDLAFFGQKDAQQVAVIRKLVRDLHYPVKLVIGPTLREPDGLALSSRNRYLSPPNRKEATALWKALMEVLESLLPGTTVRDAICRGTSVFEQFAPDAKLEYLALVDSETFHPIDSFETSDWQGADDRSSDNPPTLIIAARLGETRLIDNVRIE; encoded by the coding sequence ATGAGGACGATCGAAACCATAGCAGAGCTTCGAAGTGCGGTAGGCCTCGCAAAACGCCAGCAGAAACAGATTGGATTTGTGCCCACGATGGGCGCGCTGCATGAAGGCCATCTTTCGCTCGTCCGGCTTTCCAAGCAGCAGACCGATCTGACGGTAGTGAGTATCTTTGTCAACCCGACTCAATTCGGTCCGAACGAGGATTTCTCCCGCTATCCTCGAACACTGGAGGCTGATTCGAGTCTCCTCGTCGGCGCGGATGTCGATCTTCTGTTTCTTCCCGATGCTTCGGAGATTTATCCAAATGGATTTTCGACCTCGATCGGAATTGGTGAATTGAGCCAGGTATTCGAGGGTGCCATCCGGCCTGGACATTTCGATGGTGTGGCCACAATTGTCGGAAGCCTCTTCAATATTGTCCAACCTGATCTCGCATTCTTCGGGCAAAAAGATGCACAACAAGTGGCGGTTATTCGCAAGCTCGTTCGGGATCTTCACTACCCGGTCAAATTAGTCATTGGACCAACACTTCGAGAACCAGACGGCCTTGCACTGAGCTCACGCAATCGCTATTTGAGTCCGCCGAACCGTAAAGAGGCAACCGCGCTATGGAAAGCACTCATGGAGGTCCTCGAATCCCTGTTGCCCGGCACGACCGTCCGCGATGCGATCTGTCGAGGAACTAGCGTTTTCGAGCAATTCGCGCCAGATGCCAAGCTGGAATATTTGGCATTGGTCGATTCCGAAACATTTCATCCGATCGACTCGTTTGAAACTTCTGACTGGCAGGGCGCGGACGATCGATCGTCCGATAATCCCCCAACCCTGATTATTGCAGCACGCCTCGGCGAAACACGACTTATTGACAACGTCAGAATCGAGTAA
- a CDS encoding aspartate 1-decarboxylase gives MKRIMFKSKVHRATVTQAELYYEGSLTLDSELMRAADMLPYEKVTIVNVNNGERFETYLLEGPARTGVVCLNGPAARRGAVGDEIIIITYGEYEDSESLRFHQPTVVQVDKSNNIKQITNGLEAFTMVN, from the coding sequence ATGAAGCGCATCATGTTCAAATCGAAGGTCCACCGCGCGACGGTCACGCAGGCGGAGCTCTATTATGAAGGTTCGCTCACGCTCGATAGCGAGTTGATGCGTGCGGCCGATATGCTCCCGTATGAAAAAGTGACCATCGTAAATGTCAATAACGGGGAAAGATTTGAGACCTACTTGCTGGAAGGCCCGGCGCGAACAGGCGTTGTTTGTCTGAATGGACCCGCCGCACGTCGCGGAGCCGTCGGAGACGAAATTATTATCATCACGTACGGTGAATACGAAGATTCGGAATCGCTTCGCTTCCATCAACCAACGGTTGTGCAAGTAGATAAGTCCAATAATATCAAGCAGATAACGAACGGCCTTGAAGCGTTTACCATGGTCAATTAA
- a CDS encoding NTP transferase domain-containing protein: MITPNLEPDPEPLAVVVMAAGQGKRMQDPSKPKVLYEIAAVPLIGHVLRLCAALESQITVCIVGYGRDQVSAYITEHFPEVKLAVQEEQLGTGHAVMQAERHLEGFQGDVLVLSGDVPLLTQKTVQDLLAVHRTSVAMATVLAVTMKDPAGYGRILRTESGSLDRIVEEKDATEQEREVHEINSGIYVFDARTLRDVLPRLNCTNAQGEYYLTDVFELLRAQFGLGSIAVMVTDDPIEVSGVNTKKQLEVLETEYLRRRVDTEGSE; encoded by the coding sequence GTGATAACTCCGAATCTCGAGCCCGATCCTGAGCCTCTTGCCGTTGTTGTCATGGCCGCCGGCCAGGGCAAACGGATGCAGGATCCCTCAAAACCAAAAGTACTTTACGAAATTGCCGCCGTGCCGCTGATTGGACATGTCCTTCGGCTGTGCGCAGCACTAGAAAGTCAGATTACGGTTTGTATTGTTGGCTATGGCCGCGATCAGGTCTCGGCCTATATTACCGAGCACTTCCCCGAAGTCAAGCTCGCAGTCCAGGAAGAACAACTTGGGACTGGCCATGCGGTCATGCAGGCTGAACGCCACCTGGAAGGATTTCAGGGTGATGTCTTGGTGCTCTCCGGCGACGTACCACTTCTGACACAAAAGACAGTCCAGGACTTGCTCGCGGTTCACCGAACAAGCGTTGCTATGGCAACAGTCTTAGCGGTTACGATGAAAGACCCAGCCGGATATGGTCGAATCCTTCGGACGGAGAGTGGCAGTCTCGACCGCATTGTGGAAGAAAAAGATGCGACCGAACAAGAGCGCGAAGTTCACGAAATTAATAGTGGCATATACGTTTTCGATGCACGGACGCTCCGTGATGTCCTCCCCCGTTTAAACTGCACAAATGCCCAAGGCGAGTATTATCTCACCGATGTGTTCGAGCTGCTCCGAGCCCAATTCGGACTCGGAAGCATCGCCGTCATGGTCACGGACGATCCGATCGAAGTTAGCGGCGTGAACACCAAGAAACAACTCGAAGTGCTTGAAACAGAGTATCTTCGAAGAAGAGTTGACACTGAAGGAAGCGAATGA
- a CDS encoding dienelactone hydrolase family protein, translating into MTITTETIVLKSGPNEMNAYVARPESGRAPGLIVLQEAFGVNDHIRDVSKRLAQQGYLVIAPELFHRTAPPGFTADYTDFSLVGPHMLALTPMALAEDTLAAYDWLVKESQCDRERIGAIGFCLGGRAAFIANAELPLKAAVSFYGGGIAQQLLGRTTDQHGPMLFFWGGLDTHITPELRAAVTAAMTEAGKAFINVEISDANHGFFCDARAAYNAPAARHAWALTLSFLSSNLK; encoded by the coding sequence ATGACTATCACCACTGAAACGATCGTCCTGAAGTCTGGCCCGAATGAGATGAATGCCTATGTAGCCAGACCAGAATCCGGTCGGGCACCGGGCCTCATCGTCCTGCAGGAAGCCTTTGGCGTAAACGATCATATTCGGGACGTCTCAAAGCGCCTTGCTCAACAGGGCTATCTCGTCATTGCGCCCGAATTGTTTCATCGCACCGCACCTCCAGGCTTCACTGCTGATTACACAGATTTTTCCCTGGTTGGCCCTCATATGCTTGCGCTGACGCCAATGGCGCTCGCCGAGGACACTCTGGCCGCTTATGATTGGCTCGTGAAGGAGAGCCAATGCGATCGTGAGCGTATCGGTGCGATTGGATTCTGTCTCGGCGGACGGGCTGCCTTCATTGCGAATGCTGAGCTGCCGCTCAAGGCTGCCGTTTCGTTCTATGGTGGCGGTATTGCGCAGCAGCTCCTCGGGCGCACGACCGATCAACATGGACCGATGCTCTTCTTCTGGGGTGGCCTGGATACGCATATTACCCCGGAACTTCGCGCAGCGGTGACCGCTGCGATGACGGAGGCTGGAAAAGCCTTCATTAATGTAGAGATCTCAGACGCCAATCATGGCTTCTTTTGCGATGCTCGAGCGGCCTACAATGCGCCCGCAGCGCGACATGCCTGGGCGCTTACGTTATCGTTTCTTTCCTCTAATCTGAAGTAA
- a CDS encoding glycosyltransferase family 9 protein, giving the protein MQQRSSTNEFRRVSQPSILILRLSSLGDIVLTTPLVRALRERYPDSRIDFVIAKEYESLTPLFSGISQVHVFDKSTGLRGLWKLRQLLKRESFNFVLDIHNVLRTQILRRGIARKTYVVKKRTLKRWLLVRFKHDTLQGEPDIIGRYFEVAKALGVEDDGTGPQLQVSVSRIPTRIAIAPGARHWNKRWPTEYFQAVAASLIEWGYQIVFHGSAAERESIEGIRSGLPEGSLSYAGELSLLEVARSLATCAVAITNDSGLMHLAVAVGTPVVAPFGPTVRQFGFAPRDPKSVVLEIDGLYCRPCTAIGLDHCPEKHFRCMREIEPERVLASVDQITTRVST; this is encoded by the coding sequence TTGCAACAGCGATCTTCAACGAACGAATTCCGCCGCGTGTCACAACCATCGATTCTAATCCTGCGACTGAGTTCGCTGGGCGACATTGTTCTTACGACGCCCCTCGTCCGGGCACTCCGTGAGCGGTATCCCGATAGCCGGATTGATTTCGTTATTGCAAAAGAATACGAATCACTGACTCCCTTGTTTTCAGGGATCTCACAAGTGCATGTTTTTGATAAGAGCACCGGGCTGCGCGGGCTATGGAAACTCAGGCAATTGCTGAAGCGAGAGTCCTTTAATTTCGTACTGGACATACATAACGTTCTACGAACACAAATTCTGCGGCGGGGGATCGCGCGCAAGACATATGTGGTGAAGAAGCGGACCCTGAAACGTTGGCTGCTGGTTCGATTCAAGCATGATACGCTTCAAGGCGAGCCGGATATCATTGGCAGGTATTTCGAAGTCGCCAAGGCCTTGGGGGTTGAAGACGACGGTACAGGTCCTCAGTTGCAGGTATCTGTATCAAGAATCCCAACGCGAATTGCGATTGCGCCAGGTGCAAGGCACTGGAATAAGCGATGGCCCACAGAATATTTTCAAGCCGTGGCTGCGAGCTTGATCGAGTGGGGATACCAGATCGTCTTTCATGGCTCTGCGGCTGAACGAGAGTCGATTGAAGGAATACGTTCAGGATTGCCTGAAGGTAGTTTGTCCTATGCAGGTGAGTTGAGCCTGCTGGAGGTGGCACGTTCGCTGGCGACTTGCGCCGTAGCGATCACGAATGACTCCGGCCTCATGCACTTAGCCGTTGCTGTCGGTACTCCTGTGGTTGCGCCGTTTGGACCCACCGTCAGGCAATTCGGTTTCGCCCCAAGAGATCCGAAGTCCGTAGTTTTGGAGATCGATGGATTATATTGCCGCCCATGCACAGCAATTGGCCTCGATCACTGTCCCGAGAAGCACTTTCGCTGTATGAGAGAGATCGAACCTGAGCGGGTTCTGGCGAGCGTCGACCAGATTACCACGCGGGTATCGACTTGA
- a CDS encoding sigma 54-interacting transcriptional regulator, whose protein sequence is MNKPTTLGALRASGYEVLAVKEELRRNLIDRLRRRERLFPGVIGYDDTVIPQLVNAILARHDVILLGLRGQAKTRIARLLIELLDEWVPIVKGSEINDNPYQPLSYHAVQLVREMGDETPIEWLHRSDRYGEKLATPDVTIADMIGDIDPLKAAHQRLHYSHEGAIHFGIIPRTNRGIFTINELPDLQPRIQVGLFNLLEERDIQIRGFNIRIPLDVMMVFTANPEDYTNRGNIITPLKDRIASQIMTHYPLSMETAIAITEQEAWTARIGEEGIAVPRYFKEIIEQIAFEARKSEFIDQKSGVSARLSTSAMETLISNAERRSIVTGDSIILPRITDLAFVTAGVTGKVELVFEGEQEGMGKVARALVGKAVKEIFKKYFPDPLARDRSKPKQERYQQSQAIPKQESEYEPVLRWFAEGNIMSLTDTMKFDDYFKELSRVPKLRELTVRHMKIQEANRFELASAMEFVLDGLHQHSKLAKEEEFGRPDVTYRDMIGSIFTRPKSDPDEDDDEPLRF, encoded by the coding sequence ATGAATAAACCCACAACGCTAGGTGCTCTTCGCGCCTCGGGCTATGAAGTCCTCGCCGTAAAAGAGGAACTGCGCCGGAACCTGATCGATAGACTACGGCGAAGAGAGCGACTGTTCCCGGGCGTGATCGGCTACGATGATACGGTCATTCCCCAACTGGTCAACGCCATATTGGCGCGTCACGATGTGATCCTGCTCGGGCTTCGAGGTCAGGCCAAAACACGGATTGCAAGATTGTTGATCGAATTGCTCGATGAATGGGTGCCGATTGTCAAGGGAAGTGAGATCAATGACAACCCATATCAGCCGCTCTCCTACCATGCCGTCCAGTTGGTGCGAGAAATGGGCGACGAAACGCCGATCGAATGGTTGCACCGCTCAGACCGCTATGGCGAGAAATTGGCGACGCCGGACGTGACAATCGCCGACATGATCGGCGACATCGATCCACTCAAAGCAGCACATCAACGGTTGCACTACTCGCATGAAGGGGCGATTCACTTTGGGATCATTCCTCGTACTAATCGCGGCATTTTTACCATCAACGAATTGCCAGATCTTCAGCCACGCATTCAGGTCGGACTTTTCAATTTGCTCGAAGAGCGGGACATTCAGATCCGAGGATTTAATATTCGGATTCCACTCGACGTGATGATGGTCTTTACTGCCAATCCGGAGGACTATACGAATCGGGGCAATATCATTACGCCACTCAAAGATCGTATTGCATCACAAATAATGACGCACTATCCGCTCTCGATGGAGACGGCGATTGCAATCACCGAGCAAGAAGCGTGGACGGCCCGTATTGGCGAGGAAGGGATCGCCGTTCCGCGATATTTTAAGGAAATTATCGAGCAAATTGCATTTGAAGCCCGGAAATCCGAATTTATCGATCAAAAGTCTGGCGTATCTGCTCGACTTTCCACCAGTGCCATGGAGACTCTGATTTCAAATGCCGAGCGGCGCTCTATTGTCACCGGCGATTCTATTATCTTGCCGCGCATCACCGATCTGGCATTCGTTACAGCGGGCGTGACCGGCAAAGTAGAACTCGTATTTGAAGGCGAACAGGAAGGCATGGGAAAGGTCGCTCGAGCGCTTGTTGGCAAGGCTGTAAAGGAGATATTCAAGAAATATTTCCCCGATCCACTCGCACGGGATCGATCGAAGCCAAAGCAAGAACGCTACCAGCAAAGTCAGGCTATACCAAAACAGGAAAGTGAATACGAGCCAGTCTTACGCTGGTTTGCCGAAGGAAACATCATGAGCCTTACCGACACGATGAAGTTCGATGACTATTTCAAAGAGCTCTCGCGCGTCCCCAAGCTCCGGGAGTTGACGGTTCGGCATATGAAGATTCAGGAGGCGAACCGCTTTGAACTTGCGAGCGCGATGGAATTTGTGCTGGATGGGCTGCATCAGCACTCCAAGCTTGCGAAAGAAGAGGAATTCGGTCGGCCCGATGTCACCTACCGTGATATGATCGGCTCGATCTTTACACGCCCGAAATCCGACCCCGACGAAGATGATGATGAACCACTTCGATTCTAA
- the thpR gene encoding RNA 2',3'-cyclic phosphodiesterase — protein MPRLFFAIKTPKPLIKDLVLLQDQLARMLDALRPPPSLKPERLVNSHCTLRFLGDVESSRIDRIIQAVHGTIEAAHVPPIDVVLTQCGAFTSRAKARVLWIGLDPEAPFRQLQTAIDAGLRMAGFTPEVAQPLHPHLTLFRFREPYRLPSGFALPDRSGHSPHGSISEVELVESKTLPDGAHHQTLASFSL, from the coding sequence GTGCCACGACTCTTCTTTGCGATTAAGACACCAAAGCCGTTAATCAAGGACTTGGTCTTACTTCAGGATCAACTCGCCCGCATGCTTGATGCGTTGCGCCCACCGCCAAGCCTCAAACCCGAGCGACTGGTCAATTCGCATTGCACGCTGCGCTTTTTGGGCGACGTGGAGTCATCGCGTATCGATCGTATTATTCAAGCCGTTCATGGGACAATCGAAGCTGCCCACGTTCCGCCGATCGACGTCGTTCTGACGCAATGCGGCGCTTTTACTTCGCGAGCGAAAGCTCGTGTTTTGTGGATCGGATTGGACCCGGAAGCGCCATTTCGGCAACTTCAAACGGCAATCGACGCTGGTCTGCGGATGGCAGGATTCACACCGGAAGTTGCCCAGCCGCTTCATCCGCATCTTACCCTCTTTCGGTTTCGCGAGCCTTATCGATTGCCATCGGGATTCGCGTTGCCAGACCGCTCGGGTCACTCCCCGCATGGCTCCATCAGCGAAGTTGAGCTCGTTGAAAGCAAAACGTTACCCGATGGAGCGCATCATCAAACTCTGGCGTCATTTTCGCTGTAG